One window from the genome of Nocardioides panaciterrulae encodes:
- a CDS encoding LysM peptidoglycan-binding domain-containing protein: protein MSTMTMSTTMSSSYAAPGREARPVRGLPTPPVRQASGSGQVRLTRRGRAVVFALALLVVLGLGVLWAAGSVATEQAGQPEPTRVVMVAPGDTLWQIAADIADDGQVRAMVDKIEHLNALDSAALQSGQRLQVPLHG from the coding sequence ATGAGCACGATGACGATGAGCACCACGATGAGCAGCAGCTACGCCGCCCCCGGCCGCGAGGCGCGTCCCGTCCGCGGCCTCCCCACCCCACCGGTGCGGCAGGCGAGCGGAAGCGGCCAGGTGCGGCTCACCCGGCGCGGCCGGGCCGTGGTCTTCGCGCTCGCGCTGCTCGTGGTGCTGGGTCTCGGCGTGCTGTGGGCGGCCGGCTCGGTGGCCACCGAGCAGGCCGGGCAGCCCGAGCCGACTCGGGTGGTCATGGTCGCCCCGGGCGACACCCTGTGGCAGATCGCGGCCGACATCGCCGACGACGGCCAGGTGCGCGCCATGGTGGACAAGATCGAGCACCTCAACGCGCTCGACTCCGCGGCGCTCCAGTCCGGCCAGCGCCTCCAGGTGCCGCTGCACGGCTGA
- a CDS encoding alpha/beta fold hydrolase, whose amino-acid sequence MDEHVDYLEVTTDDGRVLEVLTGGDPDGLAWLYHSGSPSAAVPFARFEDAARRQGLRMITYSRPGYGGSSPYSWEDGAPRVVDDVADSMTILEQLGVEEFVTLGWSGGGPRALACGALLPDRCLAVATLAGVGPKDGQGLDWFAGMAPENRAEYAAAVQGPDAYAAYLTEDFLPILQTPLAELVGAMGGLLTPVDAAAFTDDLGDYLARSLQRAGAQGVRGVRDDGLVATAPWGFDLQSTRVPVGVWQGRQDAMVPFAHGEWLAAHVPGAEPHLFDEDGHISLAVRIEEILADLKVLAGR is encoded by the coding sequence ATGGACGAGCACGTCGACTACCTCGAGGTGACGACCGACGACGGCCGGGTGCTGGAGGTGCTCACCGGCGGCGATCCCGACGGCCTGGCCTGGCTCTACCACAGTGGCTCGCCGAGCGCCGCGGTCCCGTTCGCCCGCTTCGAGGACGCCGCGCGGCGGCAGGGCTTGCGGATGATCACCTACTCCCGGCCGGGGTACGGCGGGTCCTCGCCGTACTCGTGGGAGGACGGCGCGCCCCGCGTCGTCGACGACGTGGCGGACTCGATGACGATCCTCGAGCAGCTCGGGGTCGAGGAGTTCGTGACGCTCGGCTGGTCCGGCGGCGGACCGCGGGCGCTGGCCTGCGGGGCGCTGCTGCCGGACCGGTGCCTGGCAGTCGCGACGCTGGCCGGGGTCGGGCCCAAGGACGGCCAGGGCCTGGACTGGTTCGCGGGCATGGCGCCGGAGAACCGCGCCGAGTACGCCGCGGCCGTGCAGGGCCCCGACGCCTACGCGGCCTACCTGACCGAGGACTTCCTGCCGATCCTGCAGACGCCGCTGGCCGAGCTGGTCGGCGCGATGGGCGGCCTGCTCACGCCGGTGGACGCGGCCGCGTTCACCGACGACCTGGGCGACTACCTCGCCCGCAGCCTGCAGCGCGCCGGCGCGCAGGGGGTCCGCGGGGTGCGCGACGACGGGCTGGTCGCGACCGCCCCGTGGGGCTTCGACCTCCAGTCGACCCGGGTCCCGGTCGGGGTCTGGCAGGGCCGGCAGGACGCGATGGTGCCGTTCGCGCACGGCGAGTGGCTCGCCGCGCACGTGCCCGGCGCCGAGCCGCACCTCTTCGACGAGGACGGCCACATCTCGCTCGCCGTCCGGATCGAGGAGATCCTCGCCGACCTCAAGGTGCTCGCGGGTCGCTGA
- a CDS encoding DUF6318 family protein, translating into MERSRSAFAALGLLLACALGGCSSQDPVPKVAPASGMSESASASASASATPSGPVKPVMPAAAKKHTAAGAEAFVRFYWEMADYAQATGDTSGLSHLGSPGCKACHGGIRAIDVLYEQGGRIRGGGTSLSGFHTFRVSVDPPTYQVRVAIRNSKQVVQRPGDKHDEVYPPSVVHARFLVDLLDTHWSIGYWEDVS; encoded by the coding sequence ATGGAGCGCTCTCGGTCGGCGTTCGCCGCTCTCGGCCTCCTCCTCGCCTGCGCCCTGGGCGGGTGTTCGTCGCAGGATCCGGTGCCGAAGGTCGCGCCTGCGTCGGGGATGTCGGAGTCGGCGTCGGCGTCGGCGTCGGCGAGTGCGACGCCGTCGGGACCGGTGAAGCCGGTCATGCCGGCGGCTGCGAAGAAGCACACCGCGGCTGGGGCTGAGGCGTTCGTGCGGTTCTACTGGGAGATGGCGGACTACGCCCAAGCCACTGGCGATACATCCGGCCTGAGCCATCTGGGGAGCCCCGGCTGTAAGGCGTGCCACGGTGGGATAAGGGCGATTGATGTCCTGTATGAGCAGGGGGGACGGATCCGCGGTGGCGGCACCTCGCTCTCCGGGTTTCACACATTCCGGGTGTCTGTCGACCCGCCGACCTATCAGGTGAGGGTCGCGATCCGAAACAGCAAACAGGTGGTCCAGCGCCCCGGCGACAAGCACGATGAGGTCTATCCGCCAAGCGTTGTGCACGCTCGCTTTCTCGTTGACCTGCTCGACACCCATTGGTCAATCGGCTATTGGGAGGACGTCTCCTAA
- a CDS encoding ATP-dependent DNA helicase: protein MAEAVAESMREGRHLLVQAGTGTGKSLAYLVPSLLHDQRVVVATATLALQHQLVERDLPRLVEAVGSQEGVDASYAVLKGRSNYACLHRIREGVPDEQGALVEMPAGSMGQKVLELRSWAEEQAENGGSGERDNAPRHTDREWRQVSVGHRDCLGAAKCPFGQECFVELAREKAHRSHLIITNHSLLAIDAIEGVPMIPDYDVVVIDEAHELTARVTQAATDELSAPDVERAARRSQRFVEGSEADDLADAGETLRDAIDGCDPGRFERLPQHLADALVLVRDAARACLSAYPRESDAGDADAGRTQARGTVQEVFAYAERMAADLESDVLWLSEGGSGGQSRVPPRLCVAPLQVWGPMRDKLLTDKTVVFTSATLMLGGDFNSVAGSVGLKPGERVTEGAAGAAVGGALSEHALPWRGLDVGSPFDYGQQAILYVARHLPPPGRDGLGKAQLDEIVELVDAAGGRTLGLFSSRRAAEAAAEVVRERLPHLTTLAQGDAQLPELARQFVEDPHTCLFGTLSLWQGLDVPGETCQLVLIDRIPFPRPDDPLMSARQKAADKAGGNGFMQVAATHAALLMAQGAGRLIRTTTDRGVVAVLDPRLATARYGGFLKASLPPMWTTTDPAVVRKALARLAEG, encoded by the coding sequence ATGGCCGAGGCGGTCGCGGAGTCGATGCGCGAGGGCCGGCACCTGCTCGTCCAGGCCGGCACCGGCACCGGCAAGTCACTGGCGTATCTGGTCCCGAGCCTGCTGCACGACCAGCGGGTCGTGGTCGCCACCGCGACGCTCGCGCTGCAGCACCAGCTCGTCGAGCGCGACCTGCCCCGCCTGGTCGAGGCGGTGGGGTCGCAGGAGGGCGTCGACGCGTCGTACGCCGTGCTCAAGGGCCGCTCGAACTACGCCTGCCTGCACCGGATCCGCGAGGGCGTGCCCGACGAGCAGGGCGCGCTGGTGGAGATGCCGGCCGGCTCGATGGGCCAGAAGGTCCTCGAGCTGCGGTCCTGGGCCGAGGAGCAGGCCGAGAACGGCGGCTCCGGCGAGCGCGACAACGCCCCGCGGCACACCGACCGCGAGTGGCGGCAGGTCAGCGTCGGCCACCGCGACTGCCTCGGCGCGGCGAAGTGCCCGTTCGGCCAGGAGTGCTTCGTCGAGCTGGCCCGGGAGAAGGCGCACCGCTCCCACCTGATCATCACCAACCACTCGCTGCTCGCGATCGACGCGATCGAGGGCGTGCCGATGATCCCCGACTACGACGTCGTCGTGATCGACGAGGCCCACGAGCTGACCGCCCGGGTCACCCAGGCCGCGACCGACGAGCTCTCCGCGCCCGACGTGGAGCGGGCCGCGCGCCGCTCGCAGCGGTTCGTCGAGGGGTCCGAGGCCGACGACCTCGCCGACGCGGGGGAGACGCTGCGCGACGCGATCGACGGCTGCGACCCAGGCCGCTTCGAGCGGCTGCCCCAGCACCTGGCCGACGCGCTGGTGCTGGTGCGCGACGCCGCGCGCGCCTGCCTCTCGGCGTACCCCCGCGAGAGCGACGCCGGTGACGCCGACGCCGGCCGCACCCAGGCGCGCGGCACGGTGCAGGAGGTCTTCGCGTACGCCGAGCGGATGGCCGCCGACCTCGAGTCCGACGTGCTGTGGCTCTCCGAGGGGGGCAGCGGCGGGCAGAGCCGGGTGCCGCCGCGGCTCTGCGTGGCGCCGCTGCAGGTCTGGGGCCCGATGCGCGACAAGCTGCTGACCGACAAGACGGTGGTGTTCACCTCGGCGACGCTGATGCTCGGCGGCGACTTCAACTCGGTGGCCGGCAGCGTCGGGCTGAAGCCCGGCGAGCGGGTCACCGAGGGCGCCGCGGGCGCGGCGGTCGGCGGCGCGCTGTCCGAGCACGCGCTGCCCTGGCGGGGGCTCGACGTGGGCTCGCCGTTCGACTACGGCCAGCAGGCGATCCTCTACGTCGCCCGGCACCTGCCGCCGCCCGGCCGCGACGGCCTCGGCAAGGCCCAGCTCGACGAGATCGTCGAGCTGGTCGACGCCGCCGGCGGCCGCACGCTGGGGCTGTTCTCCAGCCGGCGGGCGGCCGAGGCCGCGGCCGAGGTGGTGCGCGAGCGGCTGCCGCACCTGACCACGCTGGCCCAGGGCGATGCGCAGCTGCCCGAGCTCGCCCGCCAGTTCGTCGAGGACCCGCACACCTGCCTGTTCGGCACGCTGAGCCTGTGGCAGGGCCTCGACGTGCCGGGCGAGACCTGCCAGCTGGTGCTTATCGACCGGATCCCGTTCCCGCGCCCCGACGACCCACTGATGAGTGCCCGGCAGAAGGCGGCCGACAAGGCCGGCGGCAACGGGTTCATGCAGGTCGCCGCGACCCACGCCGCGCTGCTGATGGCGCAGGGCGCGGGACGGCTGATCCGCACCACCACCGACCGCGGCGTGGTCGCGGTGCTCGACCCGCGGCTGGCCACCGCGCGGTACGGCGGTTTCCTCAAGGCCAGCCTGCCCCCGATGTGGACCACCACCGACCCGGCCGTGGTCCGCAAGGCGCTGGCCCGGCTGGCCGAGGGGTAG
- a CDS encoding ATP-binding protein: MVQGRTPPAGDAGGQLDDVPHEPLGHLSRLGFSLRSAGDVDEIARCLIRDLGELPGVVRVGVALTEGGGRRLKFTATDRATESTPESTTESATGPTTGGGPEWCHIDAYDDVPLTAVVRTGEPVLGDLDHLERQFTELVAHERERGVRALSAWPLPGLGSPIGGLIVFYDSPQPFTEQHRSLMEATARRVAEAVRRVRVTSGRGPGDATPDDPALVGSGERRSLLLEGDPRAPGAARQFLRAHLAEWGVDDDLVETAQLCLSEMVTNVVMHARTSSELTLHLEAEVLTVVVRDLGGSSRAGDPTMEVALGEDDDPLGVSGRGLMLVDALADRWGSEADASGTTAWFALELASVGGHSSRTG; this comes from the coding sequence GTGGTGCAGGGAAGGACCCCGCCGGCGGGGGACGCCGGGGGACAACTGGACGACGTACCCCACGAGCCGCTCGGCCACCTGTCGCGGCTCGGCTTCTCGCTGCGCAGCGCCGGCGACGTCGACGAGATCGCGCGCTGCCTGATCCGCGATCTCGGCGAGCTGCCCGGCGTGGTCCGGGTGGGGGTGGCGTTGACCGAGGGCGGCGGCCGCCGGCTCAAGTTCACCGCCACCGATCGGGCCACCGAGTCCACCCCCGAATCGACCACCGAATCGGCCACCGGGCCGACCACCGGGGGCGGGCCGGAGTGGTGCCACATCGACGCCTACGACGACGTGCCGCTCACCGCGGTCGTGCGCACCGGCGAACCGGTGCTCGGCGACCTGGACCACCTCGAGCGGCAGTTCACCGAGCTCGTCGCCCACGAGCGCGAGCGCGGCGTGCGCGCGCTCTCGGCCTGGCCGCTGCCCGGCCTGGGCTCCCCGATCGGCGGCCTCATCGTCTTCTACGACAGCCCACAGCCCTTCACCGAGCAGCACCGCAGCCTGATGGAGGCCACGGCCCGCCGGGTCGCCGAGGCGGTACGCCGGGTCCGGGTCACCTCCGGGCGGGGCCCGGGCGACGCGACCCCCGATGACCCGGCGCTGGTCGGGAGCGGCGAACGCCGCAGCCTCCTGCTCGAGGGCGACCCGCGGGCGCCGGGCGCGGCCCGCCAGTTCCTCCGCGCCCACCTCGCCGAGTGGGGGGTCGACGACGACCTGGTCGAGACCGCCCAGCTCTGCCTGTCGGAGATGGTCACCAACGTGGTCATGCACGCCCGCACCAGCTCCGAGCTGACCCTGCACCTCGAGGCCGAGGTGCTCACCGTGGTGGTCCGCGACCTTGGCGGCTCCAGCCGCGCCGGCGACCCGACGATGGAGGTCGCGCTGGGCGAGGACGACGACCCGCTCGGCGTGTCCGGGCGCGGGCTGATGCTGGTCGACGCGCTCGCCGACCGGTGGGGCTCCGAGGCCGACGCCAGCGGCACCACCGCCTGGTTCGCGCTCGAGCTGGCCTCGGTCGGCGGGCACTCCTCGCGCACCGGCTGA
- a CDS encoding response regulator transcription factor has protein sequence MTSILVVEDDDGIRTGLQRGLRERGFAVATAARGLTGLELVLRESPEVVLLDLGLPDVDGLTLISMIRAASRVPIIVITAQDDDPTMVRALDGGADDYVVKPFGTEQVAARIRAVLRRGGRETSPPAPLRVGSLVVEERSRTATLGGETLDLSRKEFDLLLLLASRAGEVVTKRELLAEVWQQAYGGSDRTVDVHLSWLRRKLGESAAEPRYLLSVRGVGVRLVDPEPVPDPEPDSGGP, from the coding sequence ATGACCAGCATCCTCGTGGTCGAGGACGACGACGGGATCCGGACCGGCCTGCAGCGCGGGCTGCGGGAGCGCGGCTTCGCGGTCGCGACCGCCGCCCGTGGGTTGACCGGGCTGGAGCTGGTGCTGCGCGAGTCGCCGGAGGTCGTGCTGCTCGACCTCGGGCTCCCCGACGTCGACGGCCTGACGCTGATCTCGATGATCCGGGCGGCCAGCCGGGTCCCGATCATCGTGATCACCGCCCAGGACGACGACCCGACGATGGTCCGCGCCCTCGACGGCGGGGCCGACGACTACGTCGTCAAGCCGTTCGGCACCGAGCAGGTGGCAGCCCGGATCCGCGCGGTGCTCCGCCGCGGCGGCCGGGAGACCTCGCCGCCCGCGCCGCTGCGGGTCGGGTCGCTGGTCGTCGAGGAGCGCAGCCGCACCGCCACCCTCGGCGGCGAGACCCTGGACCTCTCGCGCAAGGAGTTCGACCTGCTGCTCCTGCTGGCCTCCCGCGCCGGCGAGGTGGTCACCAAGCGCGAGCTCCTCGCCGAGGTCTGGCAGCAGGCGTACGGCGGGTCCGACCGGACCGTCGACGTGCACCTGTCCTGGCTGCGCCGCAAGCTCGGCGAGTCCGCCGCCGAGCCGCGCTACCTGCTCAGCGTCCGGGGGGTCGGCGTACGCCTCGTCGACCCCGAGCCCGTGCCGGACCCCGAGCCCGACTCCGGGGGGCCCTGA
- a CDS encoding phosphatase PAP2 family protein: MPSLTAIAGVRQRYPRLTRGVLELVLVLVLWLGYSLSRLLADTAMTPALQRAHGLLHIEKHLGLHWEVPLNQLFSAHEVLGLLGSYWYAALHYVVTFAVLVWLYLRGRHTYLPARRALAIATILGLVIYLMLPTAPPRFLGGYVDVLDLHAAAGWWGTDASAPRGLGGLTNQLAAFPSLHAGWALWCAIALHRHARWSWVKVLGWLYAVGTAVVIVGTGNHWVLDVLVGWLVIVTGFMVADGLPVRADRDRRGRMGPPDGALANRRAQLAVD; encoded by the coding sequence ATGCCGTCCCTGACCGCGATCGCGGGTGTCCGACAGCGGTACCCGCGCCTGACGCGCGGCGTGCTCGAACTGGTGCTCGTGCTGGTGCTGTGGCTGGGCTACAGCCTCTCCCGGCTCCTCGCCGACACCGCGATGACGCCCGCGCTGCAGCGCGCGCACGGCCTGCTGCACATCGAGAAGCACCTCGGCCTCCACTGGGAGGTCCCGCTCAACCAGCTGTTCAGCGCCCACGAGGTGCTGGGGCTGCTCGGAAGCTACTGGTACGCCGCGCTGCACTACGTGGTGACCTTCGCCGTGCTGGTCTGGCTCTACCTCCGCGGCCGGCACACCTACCTCCCGGCGCGCCGGGCCCTGGCGATCGCCACGATCCTGGGGCTGGTCATCTACCTGATGCTGCCCACCGCTCCGCCGCGGTTCCTCGGCGGCTACGTCGACGTGCTGGACCTGCACGCCGCCGCCGGCTGGTGGGGCACCGACGCCTCCGCGCCGCGGGGGCTCGGCGGCCTGACCAACCAGCTCGCGGCCTTCCCCTCGCTGCACGCCGGCTGGGCGCTGTGGTGCGCGATCGCGCTGCACCGGCACGCCCGCTGGTCGTGGGTGAAGGTGCTCGGCTGGCTCTACGCCGTCGGCACCGCCGTCGTGATCGTCGGCACCGGCAACCACTGGGTCCTCGACGTGCTGGTCGGCTGGCTGGTCATCGTCACCGGCTTCATGGTCGCCGACGGGCTGCCCGTCCGCGCCGACCGCGACCGCCGGGGCCGCATGGGGCCGCCGGACGGGGCGCTGGCCAACCGCCGCGCGCAGCTCGCGGTCGACTGA
- a CDS encoding SDR family oxidoreductase — protein sequence MARASGAAHPAAGARGESCVVTGGARGIGRGIAERMVARGYAVVLTDVDAAGAVRTAGEIGAVAGLGLDVRDPEAHRAAAVEAASYGVLTAWFNNAGVGDDGRLAELSEEAVRRLVEVNLLGTLWGMRAALAAFAESGRGGDVVNTASLAGLGPVPGYSVYAATKAAIVSASMSCDVESPRGVRVHALCPDGVQTAMLDGQTPGGLGNLLVLSGGRILGVDEVAEAAVALVGSRRVVRSLPPWRGGVIRASALAPSVTAKALGVFVARGRRALQRRAGSN from the coding sequence ATGGCCAGAGCGAGCGGTGCGGCGCACCCTGCCGCGGGTGCGCGCGGGGAGAGCTGTGTGGTGACCGGTGGTGCCCGCGGGATCGGGCGCGGGATCGCCGAGCGGATGGTCGCGCGGGGGTACGCGGTCGTGCTCACCGACGTCGACGCCGCGGGCGCGGTCCGCACGGCCGGGGAGATCGGCGCGGTCGCCGGGCTCGGCCTCGACGTCCGGGACCCCGAGGCGCACCGGGCGGCGGCGGTCGAGGCAGCGTCGTACGGCGTGCTCACCGCCTGGTTCAACAACGCCGGGGTCGGCGATGACGGCCGGCTCGCGGAGCTGTCGGAGGAGGCGGTGCGCCGCCTGGTCGAGGTGAACCTGCTGGGCACCCTGTGGGGGATGCGCGCGGCGCTGGCCGCGTTCGCGGAGTCCGGGCGCGGCGGCGACGTCGTGAACACCGCGTCGCTGGCGGGGCTCGGGCCGGTGCCGGGCTACTCGGTGTACGCCGCGACCAAGGCCGCGATCGTCTCCGCGTCGATGTCGTGCGACGTGGAGAGCCCGCGCGGGGTGCGCGTGCACGCGCTGTGCCCGGACGGCGTGCAGACCGCGATGCTGGACGGCCAGACCCCCGGTGGCCTGGGCAACCTGCTGGTGCTCTCCGGCGGGCGGATTCTCGGCGTCGACGAGGTCGCCGAGGCGGCGGTCGCGCTGGTGGGCTCGCGCCGGGTGGTCCGCTCGCTGCCGCCGTGGCGCGGCGGTGTGATCCGCGCATCGGCGTTGGCGCCCTCGGTGACCGCGAAGGCGCTCGGGGTCTTCGTCGCCCGGGGCCGCCGCGCCCTGCAGCGCCGCGCCGGCAGCAACTGA
- a CDS encoding contact-dependent growth inhibition system immunity protein, with amino-acid sequence METPALEHLMRAYFHQDFDLLGDLWDNVDAFVAGAPQLAPLLPDEVSWVLRTHHTDAELEAFLDGLGCELSLADEEGGYRGCLLEIARRVQRDLAGRH; translated from the coding sequence ATGGAGACGCCGGCACTCGAGCACCTGATGAGGGCCTACTTCCACCAGGACTTCGACCTGCTGGGCGACCTCTGGGACAACGTCGATGCGTTTGTCGCCGGGGCTCCCCAGCTGGCTCCGCTGCTTCCTGACGAGGTCTCCTGGGTCCTGCGCACGCATCACACGGACGCGGAGCTCGAGGCGTTCCTCGACGGTCTGGGCTGCGAGTTGTCACTCGCTGACGAGGAGGGCGGCTATCGCGGCTGCCTGCTCGAGATCGCCCGGCGGGTCCAGCGTGACCTGGCCGGACGTCACTGA
- the lexA gene encoding transcriptional repressor LexA, whose protein sequence is MAPKKTPSDKVTQLPDGPPDATGLTPRQQRVLSTIKNSIERRGYPPSMREIGDAVGLTSSSSVSHQLRVLQEKGFIKRDPNRPRAIEVFLPEVLAARRSISAAEETSYDETGVGDAMPAAQYVPVVGRIAAGGPILAEERIEDVFPLPKQLVGDGQLFLLEVSGDSMIDAAICNGDYVVIRQQPTAVNGEIVAAMIDGEATVKTFQRKDGQVWLLPHNQAYDPIDGTHATILGKVTAVLRRM, encoded by the coding sequence ATGGCCCCGAAGAAGACGCCGTCCGACAAGGTCACGCAGCTGCCCGACGGCCCGCCGGACGCCACCGGGCTGACGCCGCGCCAGCAGCGGGTCCTGAGCACGATCAAGAACTCCATCGAGCGCCGCGGCTACCCGCCGAGCATGCGCGAGATCGGCGACGCGGTCGGCCTGACGAGCTCCTCCAGCGTCTCCCACCAACTGCGGGTGCTGCAGGAGAAGGGGTTCATCAAGCGCGACCCGAACCGGCCGCGCGCCATCGAGGTGTTCCTGCCCGAGGTTCTCGCGGCCCGGCGCTCGATCTCGGCCGCCGAGGAGACGTCGTACGACGAGACCGGCGTCGGCGACGCGATGCCCGCCGCGCAGTACGTGCCGGTCGTCGGCCGGATCGCCGCCGGCGGCCCGATCCTGGCCGAGGAGCGCATCGAGGACGTCTTCCCGCTGCCCAAGCAGCTGGTCGGCGACGGCCAGCTGTTCCTGCTCGAGGTCTCCGGCGACTCGATGATCGACGCAGCGATCTGCAACGGCGACTACGTCGTGATCCGCCAGCAGCCGACCGCGGTCAACGGCGAGATCGTGGCCGCGATGATCGACGGCGAGGCCACCGTGAAGACCTTCCAGCGCAAGGACGGCCAGGTGTGGCTGCTCCCGCACAACCAGGCCTACGACCCCATCGACGGCACCCACGCCACGATCCTCGGGAAGGTGACCGCGGTCCTACGGCGGATGTGA
- a CDS encoding RNase A-like domain-containing protein — translation MGGIVGSSWFRSGSGGTPMVVLQIDGGGYRTASTALTEANQLTALAHTRLVATLAGCGGMAGDDSTSLDFAAAYDAAAAEAVGSLADLVASYAGLGRLTHATLANHARANARAVIGGATVYDGDRLPDHGYVSVLPGTPPPARGATALPALPAQVDWILDHLQGFAWPTADAARLRRAAAAWRSAATALADPIGCCDSAARGLWLERSPEVPLALGATARLRAHTEDVASALTALATSCETYADAVEAKHAEILDLAGWVLEQVVEGVVISVALGFLTGGAGTAAGLAAVAARVAAESPRFAALLEALRVLAEGCATTVRAARDALSTTRLNLVKFREAAVARSLAQGERGEMRLWWTRGRGWLQQHEDAGGHLLARHVARKDEQLVERLSREPKLRFASTFPDQDTAERVVARVLRSEREKLDAWRSSSERVLALEADLGSVTGRTANRAGELFDVTGVRVVLVRDAGMPEGFRIHTAYPRP, via the coding sequence ATGGGCGGCATCGTGGGGTCGTCCTGGTTCCGGTCCGGCTCTGGAGGCACGCCGATGGTGGTGCTGCAGATCGACGGCGGTGGCTACCGGACCGCGAGCACCGCCCTCACCGAGGCCAACCAGCTCACCGCCCTGGCCCACACCCGCCTGGTCGCCACGCTGGCCGGGTGCGGCGGGATGGCCGGCGACGACTCGACCTCGCTCGACTTCGCCGCGGCGTACGACGCTGCCGCCGCCGAGGCGGTCGGTTCGCTGGCCGACCTGGTCGCGTCGTACGCCGGGCTCGGGCGGCTCACCCACGCGACGCTGGCCAACCATGCGCGCGCGAACGCCCGCGCGGTGATCGGCGGCGCCACCGTGTACGACGGGGACCGGCTGCCCGACCACGGCTATGTGAGCGTGCTGCCGGGCACGCCGCCTCCTGCCCGCGGCGCGACGGCGCTGCCCGCCCTGCCCGCCCAGGTCGACTGGATCCTCGACCACCTCCAGGGCTTCGCCTGGCCCACCGCCGACGCCGCCCGGCTGCGCCGCGCCGCGGCGGCGTGGCGCTCCGCCGCCACCGCGTTGGCCGACCCGATCGGCTGCTGCGACAGCGCCGCCCGCGGCCTGTGGCTCGAGCGCTCCCCCGAGGTTCCCCTCGCCCTCGGGGCCACGGCCCGCCTCAGGGCCCACACCGAGGACGTGGCGTCCGCTCTCACCGCCCTGGCGACGTCCTGCGAAACGTACGCCGACGCCGTCGAGGCCAAGCACGCCGAGATCCTGGACCTGGCGGGCTGGGTGCTGGAGCAGGTCGTCGAGGGCGTGGTCATCTCCGTCGCCCTCGGCTTCCTCACCGGCGGCGCCGGCACCGCGGCCGGCCTGGCCGCGGTCGCCGCCCGAGTGGCGGCGGAGTCACCCCGGTTCGCGGCCCTGCTCGAGGCCCTCCGCGTGCTGGCCGAGGGCTGCGCCACCACCGTCCGCGCCGCGCGGGACGCTCTCAGCACCACGCGACTGAACCTCGTGAAGTTCAGGGAGGCCGCCGTTGCCCGGTCGCTCGCCCAGGGCGAACGAGGTGAGATGCGACTGTGGTGGACGCGCGGGAGGGGCTGGTTGCAGCAGCACGAGGACGCCGGCGGCCACCTCCTGGCAAGACATGTCGCCCGCAAGGACGAGCAACTGGTCGAGCGACTGTCCCGGGAGCCCAAGCTCCGCTTCGCCTCGACGTTCCCCGACCAGGACACCGCAGAGCGGGTAGTCGCCCGAGTCCTCAGGTCTGAACGAGAGAAGCTCGACGCGTGGCGCTCGTCTTCGGAAAGGGTCCTGGCACTGGAGGCCGACCTCGGATCCGTGACCGGCAGGACCGCCAATCGTGCCGGCGAGCTCTTCGACGTCACCGGCGTCCGGGTCGTCCTTGTGCGGGACGCCGGGATGCCCGAGGGTTTTCGCATCCACACCGCCTATCCCAGGCCGTGA